From Palaemon carinicauda isolate YSFRI2023 chromosome 29, ASM3689809v2, whole genome shotgun sequence, one genomic window encodes:
- the LOC137622450 gene encoding protein GVQW3-like, which yields MSERIEQHYFIKFCYKLGDTQVQTIRKIKQAFGDKTMGITRIKEWYNCFKHGQTSVESKPRLGRPSTSRIEEFIENVRLIVEDDRRITINENTEEVGISTGSEMWTARNWQLHHGNASAHSAQLIQAYLDKNNTPFVRNPPYSPDMAPCDSLLFP from the coding sequence ATGTCGGAGCGCATCGAGCAGCACTACTTCATtaagttctgctacaagcttggtgatacacaagTGCAAACTATCCGGAAGATTAAGCAAGCCTTTGGCGATAAAACCATGGGAATAACGCGgataaaggagtggtataattGCTTCAAGCATggacaaacctcagttgagagcAAGCCACGGTTAGGTAGGCCATCCACCAGCAGAATCGAAGAATTCATTGAAAATGTTCGTCTAATAGTGGAGGACGACCGTCGTATAACCATCAACGAAAatactgaagaagtaggaataagcacaggatcagaaatgtggacggcgcgaaactggcaactgcaccatgGTAATGCATCTGCTCATTCTGCCCAATTGATCCAAGCTTATCTGGACAAAAACAACACTCCATTTGTTCGGAATCCTCCCTACTCTCCGGATATGGCACCTTGTGACTCCTTGCTGTTCCCTTAA